The window TGTCTAACTGTTTTGGGTTGGTGATGTATTGATCTTTGGTGTAATCTCTTATCTTTTCTTGTTTGGCTGCATggatatttctcaaactttttcATAACCTTTTATATTATCATTTTAGCTTGACATGCTTGTTAAACTGTACTTTTATTTCGACACAGACCAAGAGAACCAAGAAGGCTGGTATCGTTGGGAAGTATGGTATGTGTCTAAAATGCTTCTATGATTTGTGTTGCTTTTGTATTTTAATGGTGAAGTAGTGTATTCTAGAAGATTTCATGCCTTAAGAGGAAAAAATGAATGACATTTGGATTTGCAGCTTAAAGTTAATTTAAATGTTTTTCTCGTAAAAAAAATTGTGATAATGTTTTGCTAAAACGTTTAGTATAACAACCACACTTATATTAATGTAAGTGATATCCTCTGAgaagtcccccccccccccccacaaacaAGGAAAGGGGAGGTGCATATTTGTTTGTTGGTTTGTCTAATGAAATCTTTGAATAACCTCCTCTTTCTCTTATAGGTACCCGTTATGGTGCCAGTTTGAGGAAGCAGATCAAGAAGATGGAGGTTAGTCAGCATAGCAAATACTTCTGTGAGTTTTGCGGAAAGGTACAATTCCCATGTGTTTTTATACGATTGTTTGCTATTGAGCACGATTCATAATTACATCAATAATAATGTCACTATGTTCTTATGTTTTAGTATGCCGTCAAGAGGAAAGCTGTTGGAATTTGGGGTTGCAAAGACTGCGGCAAAGTGAAAGCTGGCGGTGCTTATACATTGAAGTAATTATCATCTGGATTCTTGCTGTTCTTTTTCTTGTTATGTGCTTGAAGTACtaatttttttctcctttcttccaGCACTGCTAGCGCTGTTACCGTAAGGAGCACTATTCGAAGGCTTAGGGAGCAGACAGAGAGTTAGAGTCATTTAGCTGCTTATTGAAACTTTAAGGAAgtgaagttgaatcttgattttGCTATTAAAGAGTTGTAATTTGTACTGtgtttgaaaattttgatttaTCCTAAGGATTGGAACAATTTTCCCAACGTGACATGTCAGATCTTACTCATATCTTAATCAAGTTGAAATGGTTTCATGTTTCCTAGCTTTGCCTGTGCTTATGTGGTGGGCACTAAAGCTGCATGATTATTTGCTGTTTGGTGTTGCCTTGTTTGGTATGTCTGAAAGAACCATTTTCTCTGGAATTTACCCAACTAGGAAAAAGTTTTCTTTACAATAATTCTTCAGTTTCTACCTTGCTAAATGAGTTGCTAACAGCAGAATATTTACAGTAAGTTATTTGCACTATATTCAGTGTTCTATGAGGAGTTATCCAGAATGGCAAAGTGGCTTTATTTTAGTTATGAATGAATATTAGTGATGGGTTTGCATAATTGCATTACTTGTCCAGAATAGCACGAGAAGTGTACGTGGCTTATGAATGAATATTAGTGATGATTTTGCACTAGTTGAAAAAACAACTTTGTTTCTCTTCTCGTAATTCTTAAATTTGACTAGGGTTTTCTTCTCTATCAATTCTTCTATTTTTGGTCTGTGCAGTTCTGTTGATATGATAATAATCCTGATGTAAAAATTTACTGTTTCAAAAAGGTGTTTTGGCAGAATTATAACTCGTGTCGTGATTTATGGACGATCCTGCATTCCTGCTCAATAACTTGTCCTCTCGCTCCTGCATTTTTGTCCCATCTCTATGCTTTTCAAACAATTCTTTCAAATACTTTAATAATTCTTCACAGCAATTTATTTCCGGACCtacttttttaatttattataagTAATGGTCAACCAACTTATGAATTTGTACGTGAATCAATTGGTTCCATGGCTTTATTTTTACCTTCACTTTGCCTCATGAGAGGGGGTTAACGGATTGCGATATTAACCCTAATTGAGAGAGAAAGGAAGAAGAGTGAGAACGAGACATACTAGTTAGGCAAAAATGATAGTCTATATAAGATTTGAGAACTAGACCTATTGATATGAGGCCACATGTGAAAACGTGGTTAGCATTGTGCAAAAATGAGACCGCGTATGCTCAATTGATATGTTTATTCGTAATAGGAGGCTAAGTTAGCGTTTAGACACAGATTtggtttaaactttaaaaaataaattgaagttgtgttagaaaaataatttttgaaagttgaagttgggtttggacatgcattttatttaaaaaaatgttGAAACTCTCTAAGTTGAAGAAAaaatttcatccattttttttcCCTGATCATATTCCATAAACAAATaatgttttcaaatttttttgaaaaaaaaataaccaaaatctATGGCAAATTGCTAGTCACTATTTTATAAACGTTACTTGAAAAAAATTGTAATACTTTATAACTGGATGATACTTTTTCTGCCCAAAACAAAGTTAATTATAATCGAATTTAcgtttttaatagaaaaatgcttgaaaaaaaaattatttactttaAGATATTGTAATCTAACATATCAAATAGGTAGAGAGACTagcaaatatgaaaaattataccACTCACGGTGGAGAATATTCTATTAACATTTTCTTGAAATAGAAAAGttatttttatttaagaaaaaagtTAATAAAAGGTGAAAATTTGTACAATATGGTTAATTACAAAGAATCATTATTCCAACTTAGTGATTAGTTGAATTATATAAATTTCCTATCAATTGATAACTTAATTTTAATCGAACTTAACAATTTTTTAATTATGCACACCCAACACAAGTGTGtgctaaattaaataaataaattggcTAGATGGAGTTTCTTTTGTTTAGTATCAAAGCAAAGAAGTAAACTAGAACCACCAAAGTATTTGGTGCGAGACTGCTCTTCCTTAACTAGAGGTTTCGGGTTCGAGCTCTGGGTATGGAAATTTTTTGATAGGGAGCGCTTCCCCCGAATGGGACCCTACGCGACACGAATTcggatatagtcgggctccaataTGGATACCGGACAACGGTCgagaaatccaaaaaaaaaaaagaaaaagaaaagcaaactaGAGAGTGAATTGAGCAAAGTCGACCCGCCTAAAGACCGTTATTTGTATAGTCCCCCTAAAAACGGAGGAATTGAGGAAGTGGTCATAAAATTGCTAAAACCCTACGCTTTCTCTCTCACACCCATAGCGAGGAAAAGTAACCATCTCAGAATTTTATTAAGGTACCTTTGAACTGTTCTAGGTACCTGTACAAACGTAACCctcttttttgtttgttttgggaTGGATACCTCGTTGTATTCTTATGGAATTTGTAGTGGATGAACTAATAATTACATCTCCTTGATATCTTGTCACTAATCATTTACTCCTTTTTTTAAAatctcagtttttttttttttcatttcttgcccaggaaatttttctttttctcccacAGTTCACAATAAAATACAGAAGTTCCATTGAGTGGTTATCTTGGTCTGGACTCTGAATTTATTAAAAGATATGAACTGCTGTTAATAATTGTAAAATTTGGATCTTTAGGTACCTCATTGGATGATTATGGAATTTGCAGTGAAATGAATTAATAATAGTTAGCTGCCCTGACGTTTTGGCATTTGATCTCGCTCTTTTAAGTCGACTGGATGTTGATAAAACAGCCATGTTTAATTCATTCCCTAATGAATGACACGGAGATTTGTCAATCTACAGTTTTGACTCTGATTCAAGTGTAACAAACATACTCACGAGTTAGGAAGGTTTAAATCAGATGAGTTAGGATTGTCAACTCCCAGCATGTAGCTGATTATTACAAATAAAGAATTCCTATCCACCTCATAACAGAGCTAACAAGCTCTCACTTCTGTACTTCTGCTATTATGCATCTACTTGATGCCATTTATAATACCACTTACTTCATCAAAAAGAATTCCTATCCATTCGCGTCCAGTGAATAAATTCACAATTTcttgtttttaataaaaactaatCATTCTGCGTGGAATTCCTTTGCTAAATATGTATGAAGCTGATCATTATAGTTAGAATTCTATGGCGACTTTCAACAAATTTCACAAGGTGATGTATTCTGTGAGTTGATTCAGGTTACTTCGAGCATGGTGTGGTGTGGTTATTGTGCAGAGAACAGGCAATCCAACAATGTGGATGGTAAAATGTGAGTCTTGTCTCCTACGGTgttgttctttcttcttctttataatACTGTCGTTCATTTCATTGTATATGTAAATAGTTCATTCATTCTAAGATGCTTCATTTGtatatatatgttttgttctaaGATACTTCATTCTGTTGCATTACAGATGTTGTTCCTTCTGTGGAAGAGTTCTTGATGAAGATAATTTTTCAAGTGAGCCCACTTTTGTTAAGAATGCTGCTGGACAGGTTAGTTCTTTGTTTCATATTCTTTCTCGATGCATATGGGGTTGATATATCTTAGACACAGTTCGTTTTTGTCCCCTTCAGATTCAATCCTATCTAGTTTGGGAGGTGTGCTTAATCTGGCTTTATGCCAttgttattaattgttaaaaaggattTCTCAAGGTGCAGCGGGAGCAGCACTAAGAAAGTCAAgaaaatttcattttaaaaaatgaggaacatgTGATTTCTGataacctatttttttttttataaatatgtCATTGCTTAAAACTTGCTGGGTTGTTATCGTCAGATGCCTAGCATATCTAAAGGTGTGACCTAGCGGTCAATAAGTGGGTCAAAACCATGGGAAACTAGGGTCCAAATTCCAACAGAGACAAAATACCCTAgatgatttcttcccatctgccTAAGTCTTGGTGGGCAGAGTTACTCGGTACTTGTGCGGGTGGGAGGTAACATGTACCCAGCGAAATAGTCGAGGTGCGTTCAAGTTGGGCCATATACCATCATTATAAAAGCAAATACCTTGAAGATCAAATAATCTGAAAGTATTTTTGAGACTCTAGAAATTAGACAATACAAGAAACCTATTTTCCTCACTCCGgacaataaaaataaagaaatctaGTTTCTTCACTGCCTTTATTACATACATCTGGCAAGCTAAGTTTCTCCGACATggcagtttaggtgccgcacccgtgtcgacacgactctag of the Nicotiana tabacum cultivar K326 chromosome 7, ASM71507v2, whole genome shotgun sequence genome contains:
- the LOC107766434 gene encoding large ribosomal subunit protein eL43, with amino-acid sequence MTKRTKKAGIVGKYGTRYGASLRKQIKKMEVSQHSKYFCEFCGKYAVKRKAVGIWGCKDCGKVKAGGAYTLNTASAVTVRSTIRRLREQTES